A genome region from Trichosurus vulpecula isolate mTriVul1 chromosome 5, mTriVul1.pri, whole genome shotgun sequence includes the following:
- the LOC118851144 gene encoding collagen alpha-1(I) chain-like — MSLPSPEYGRDRNSPPPAVPSQPLDPGTLLGSRQRRAGTRGRVGTRVPPLSGVGRAPPGHSPGSRGLRSSGGRPGRPGRGVSSLFALRGGCSAGRAGRPRLRARAQARRGGAAAATRPPRPPGPAGLPAPPPRTPRYPDSARAGELANIRAVPGLGSGSGCAPLQAPAPPRPPRGSSPPSPRVPAPRPSPAVTAGVSPPGLRRLGELQGIPPSSGPGGRPRLFPSGKMMGTSAHPSRRAVQPRHQPTCSIQLVLEAQCLSVRSLGVR; from the exons ATGTCGCTGCCCTCTCCTGAGTACGGGCGGGATCGGAATTCTCCCCCGCCTGCGGTGCCCTCTCAGCCCCTGGATCCTGGCACTCTTCTCGGCTCTCGCCAAAGGAGAGCGGGCACGAGGGG GAGGGTGGGAACGAGGGTGCCCCCGCTTTCCGGGGTGGGACGCGCTCCCCCGGGCCACAGCCCGGGCTCTAGGGGTCTCCGGTCCAGCGGAGGCCGGCCGGGGCGCCCCGGGCGCGGCGTCTCGTCTCTCTTCGCGCTCCGCGGGGGCTGCTCGGCTGGCCGGGCAGGGAGGCCGCGGCTCCGGGCTCGGGCTCAGGCTCGGCGCGGGGGAGCAGCGGCGGCAACCCGGCCGCCTCGTCCCCCGGGGCCCGCGGGGCTGCCCGCGCCGCCACCCCGGACGCCACGCTACCCGGACTCCGCGCGAGCGGGGGAGCTGGCGAACATACGCGCGGTCCCCGGGCTCGGTTCGGGCTCCGGCTGCGCTCCGCTGCAGGCCCCGGCTCCTCCCCGGCCTCCGCGCGGTTCCTCGCCCCCCTCCCCTCGTGTCCCCGCCCCCCGGCCCAGCCCGGCAGTCACGGCCGGCGTCTCCCCGCCCGGGTTAAGGAGGCTCGGGGAGCTGCAGGGGATCCCTCCTTCCTCTGGCCCGGGCGGCCGCCCAAGGCTCTTTCCCTCCGGCAAGATGATGGGCACCTCCGCCCACCCATCCCGAAGGGCCGTGCAGCCCCGACATCAGCCGACCTGCTCCATCCAGTTAGTACTGGAGGCTCAGTGTCTAAGTGTCAGAAGCCTGGGGGTCCGgtag